The following are encoded together in the Phragmites australis chromosome 19, lpPhrAust1.1, whole genome shotgun sequence genome:
- the LOC133900220 gene encoding putative auxin-responsive protein IAA28: MKSMNASIELEAEVKPRLSSSRFVKVFMQGEVVGRKINLAVHKSYASLSFTLKRLGNNYSMPSCELNDGLVNNEEDDASYDNNFILFHDNVEGDRFFLGEVPWELFTISVKRIYIVPMEQENEFVTSLHVTIKTYRLRLQIMRRKKMESIMMAMVLLLLLPRREMTLLLTDGVADDGDATSATFADDGVAEE, from the exons ATGAAGAGTATGAATGCTTCTATTGAGCTTGAGGCTGAGGTGAAGCCAAGATTGTCATCATCAAGGTTTGTGAAGGTTTTCATGCAGGGGGAAGTTGTTGGCAGGAAGATAAACTTGGCTGTTCACAAGAGCTATGCTTCATTGTCCTTCACCTTGAAAAGATTGGGCAACAATTATTCTA TGCCATCATGCGAACTTAATGACGGCTTAGTAaacaatgaagaagatgatgcatCATATGACAACAACTTCATTCTTTTCCATGATAACGTGGAGGGTGATCGTTTCTTCCTTGGTGAAGTCCCATGGGA ACTTTTCACAATTTCAGTCAAGAGGATCTATATTGTTCCTATGGAACAAGAGAATG aatttgttACTTCTCTACATGTAACAATCAAAACTTACCGGTTGCGATTGCAGAtaatgaggaggaagaagatggagaGCATCATGATGGCAATGGTCCTACTTCTGCTGCTCCCCCGGAGGGAGATGACACTCCTGCTAACAGATGGGGTTGCTGATGATGGAGATGCTACATCAGCTACTTTTGCTGATGACGGGGTTGCTGAGGAGTAG